Sequence from the Herbaspirillum sp. meg3 genome:
CTGATCACGCGGTTCGTAAATCGTCCCGGTCCACAAACGCCCCAAGGCGTCGCAGCGGCCGTCATTGAAGCGCAGCTTGCTCTCGTCATAAGGCGCATCGTGCAAGAGGGTCATCTCGCCACTTTCCGTATTCAGCCGGAACAGGCCATTGCGCAAGGCAACTACCAGGCCTCCCTCGGCGTGCATGGCGATGCAACCAGGTTCTTCCGGCATCGGCCACGAGCGATGCATGCTACTGGCAACCTGCAAACGATGAATGGCTTTGCCTGGAATGTCGATCCAATACAAGGCGCTTTCGCCAGCGCTCCATAGCGGGCATTCACCGAGTTGCATGGGATGTTCGAAGGCGACATGGATTTCAGTTGAAGACATGGGCAGCTATTCCGTGAGAAGAAACAGCATTATGCCCACTGTGCCGAGAACGGTACAACGTCAATAGCCCGAAAATAGAAAGAAAAAATCTGTGGGCAATGCGGTAAGGACGCCCAAAGCACGACGGCCTCCGCCGATATCACTACCGGGGAGGCCGCGAAAAAATACTCAGTGCCGGCGACAGATGTGCGGCAAAAGGTGTGTGAGAAACACACCGCACAACCACTCACTCAAACATCGCAACGATGTAGCAAACTACATCGCAGCAAGGTCGTCCGTTAAAACAATCAGTTGGACCAGCCACCGTCAATCATGTGGATCGCGCCAGTAGTGAATGCTGATTCTTCAGACGCAAGGAACAGCGCCAGCAGCGCGACTTCTTCTGCCTTGCCGATACGGCCCATTGGCTGGCGTGCCACAAATGCCTGGCGTACTTCCTCCTCGCTCTTGCCGCTTTCCTTGGCTTGCGTGGTGATGCGTTGATTCAGCGAAGGCGACTCGATGGTGCCTGGACAGATGGCATTGCAACGTACGCCCTGGGCGACGAAGTCTGCCGCAACTGATTTGGTCAGGCCGACCACAGCCGCCTTGCTGGCGCCGTAGGCAAAACGATTTGCCACGCCCTTGACACTCGATGCGGCAGAAGCAATGTTGACGATCGAACCCGACTTCTTGGCCAGCATGCCCGGCAGCACCGCACGGATAGTGTGGAACATTGCCTTGGCGTTCAGGTTAAAAGAGAAGTCCCAGGCTTTGTCATCGCAATCCAGGATGTTGCCGGCGGCGACGTAGCCTGCGCAGTTGAACAGTACGTCGATGGTGCCGATGTCTGCCACCAGCTGCTTGATGGCAGCGTCGTCGGTCACGTCCAGCAGACGGGTTTCCACGCCGGCGATGCCCGCCAACTCATCCAGATGCTGTTTGCTGATGTCGGTGGCGATGACGCGTGCGCCTTCCTTGGCGAACAGCTCGGTCGAAGCGCGGCCGATACCCTGGGCTGCGGCAGTGATCAATACGGTCTTGCCGGCCAGGCGTCCAGAAGATTGCGATTGCGACATGGGGGATTTCCTTTAAATGAGTTTTCGTTGTGCGAGATTCTTGATCAGCGCCGTCAGTCCAAATGTCCACGGCGAGACCTTGTCGGTAAAGTTGACTTTGTTCACCAGCGCGCCCAGCTTAGGTGTTGCGATCGTCACGATGTCTGCGACCTGATGCGTGAAGCCTTGACCCGGGCCGAAACGATCCTGCGTCGGCGCAAACATCGTACCGAGGAAGAGCACCAGTCCGTCAGGGTATTGGTGGTTCGGGCCAATCGCGTGTTCCACCAGATTCAATGGATCGCGACTGATCATCGACATCGAGCTGCTGCCTTTGAGCGTAAAGCCTTCTGTACCGTCTACCCGCATTGTAAGTTCGGCGCGCCGTACATCGTCAATTGAAAAGTTTGCATCGAATAGACGAATGAAAGGCCCGACGGCGCACGAAGCATTGTTGTCCTTGGCTTTGCCCAGCAGCAGAGCGCTGCGGCCTTCGAAATCGCGCAGGTTGACGTCATTGCCCAGCGTCGCGCCGACCGTCTCTCCGCGGCTGTTGACGGCCAGGACGATCTCCGGCTCAGGATTGTTCCAGACCGACTTGGGATGGATACCGACTTCATCGCCGAGACCGACGGAAGACAGCGGCTGCGCCTTGGTGAAGATTTCGGCGTCGGGGCCGATACCGACTTCCAGGTATTGCGACCACACGCCTTGTTCCAGCAGCACTTCCTTGAGCTTGGCGGCTCCTTCGGATCCAGGCACCACGCTCGACAGGTTGTCCCCGATGACCGCAGTGATGGCCTTGCGTACGGATTCAGCCTTGCCGGCGTCGCCGCGCGCTTGCTCTTCGATCACACGCTCCAGCATGCTGGCGACGAAGGTCACGCCGCTAGCTTTGACTGCTTGCAGGTCGATCGGCGCCAGCAGCCATGGACGCGACGTATCGCGGGTGGCAGCGTCGGCGTTGGCCAGCAGTTCTTCCAGCGAAGCCAGGCGTGGCGCCTTGGCTTGTGCGACCGCTGCGGCAGGATTGTCGAGTTCCAGCAATTGGCTCGATGTTGCGGCGACAGCGCTCAGGTCGTACACGCCGTCGGCTTGCACCTTCACCAGTACGGGGCCGACGTTTGGTTGCCAGATGCGGCCGATCAGGGTTGCTTGTTGATGATCTTCAGGCAGATGCGCCTGAATCGTGAATGCTTGTGCCATGCCTGCTCCAGATGAAGGTCAGTCGAAGAACGAAATGCCGGGAAGAAGACGAAACTGCCCGGACGAGATGCTGAGAAATGTCCCCGGGAAAACTTCATGGAAAATTCCCTGAAACATGTCGCAACACCCTGAAGGAATAACTGCCGAAGGCAAAAACTGCCGCCGGCAAATATAGCGCCGGCAGCAGCAAGGAGAAAAAATGATCAGGTATAGACGCCGATATGCCAAGGCACGAATTCATCCTGGCCATAGCCATGCAATTCGCTCTTGGTTTTTTTGCCGGAAGCCGTGTCGAGAATCATCTGGAAGAACTTCGCACCGATTTCCTGCGGCGTGGCCATGCCGTCGGCGATTTCGCCGCAGTTGATGTCCATGTCTTCTTCCTGACGTTGCCACAGCGCCGTATTTGTCGCCAGTTTCAGCGACGGCGACGGTGCGCAGCCATACGCGGAGCCGCGACCGGTCGTGAAGCAGATCATGTTGGCGCCGCCGGCGACTTGCCCGGTTGCAGAGATAGGATCGTAGCCCGGCGTGTCCATGAAGACAAAGCCCTTGGCCGTCACTGTCTCGGCATATTTGTAGACGTCCACCAGATTCGAGGTGCCGCCCTTGGCGACTGCGCCCAACGATTTTTCCAGAATGGTTGTCAGGCCGCCGGCCTTGTTGCCTGCCGATGGATTGTTGTTCATTTCGGCGCCGTTCTTGGCGCAGTATTCTTCCCACCACGCGATGCGTGCCAGCAGTTTTTCACCGACTTCCGGCGAGACCGCGCGACGGGTCAATAAGTGTTCCGCACCATAGATTTCCGGTGTTTCCGACAGGATCGCGGTGCCGCCGTGCTTGACCAGCATGTCGACTGCAGCGCCCAGCGCCGGATTGGCGGTGATGCCAGAATAACCATCGGAACCGCCGCATTGCAGGCCCAGCGTCAGATGGCTGGCAGGCACCGGTTCGCGCTTGATGTCGTTGGCCTTGGGCAGCATCTTCTTGATCTTCTCGATACCCAGCGCAACCGTCTTGGCGGTGCCGCCGGTGCTCTGGATCGTGAAGGTGTGGAAGTACTCGTTCTCTTTCAGGTTATGCGCTTCCAGCAGACCTGAGATCTGGTTGGTTTCGCAACCGAGGCCGACGATCAGCACGGCGGCGAAGTTCGGATGCTTGGCATAACCGGCTAGGGTACGGCGCAGCATTGCCAGCGGTTCGCCTTCCGAGTCAACCGCGCAGCCCAGACCGTGGGTCAGTGCGACGATGCCGTCGACGTTGGGGAAATCCGCCAGCGCCTCAGGATGGATGTCGCGGCGGAAGTAATCCGCGATTGCGCGCGCGGCAGTCGCCGAACAGTTCACCGAAGTCAGCACGCCGATGTAATTGCGCGTGGCGACGCGTCCATCCGGGCGCTTGATGCCCATGAAGGTCGCCGGTGTGTCGACATAATCGACCGGTTTGAAATCGGCGCCAAAGGAGTGTTCGCGCGAAAACTCCGCCATAGCCAGATTGTGCGTGTGCACGTGCTGACCTGGCTCGATGGCTTGGCTGGCGGTACCGATGATTTGTCCATAGCGTTTGATCGGCTGGCCGGCAGCGATGGCGCGTGTCGCCATCTTGTGACCGGCAGGGATCAGCGCCGCAACCCGGAGGCCGTTCTCTTCTTCGAGAATGGTGCCGGTGATCAGCTGGCGGCGCGCAATGACAACATCATCGACAGGATTCAATCGGATGACGGGAGAAATTGGTTTCATGATGATCTCGGTAAATATTGGCAACTAAGTATCGACAACTAAGAGAATGTCATGCAAGCCGACCGGTGTATTCGGATGCCGAAACACCGGCCGTGCTGCGCATGGTGCTGCTCACGTAATACGTTGGTGCTTACTTCGTTGCAAATTGCGCCAGGTCAGGCATTGGTGTGCCGACCCATTGTTGATAGATCTGGCCCAGACGGCCATTTTTGGTGTTGGTGTCGATCCAGGCGTTCAGCCATTTTTGCAGCTCAGGTTCGTTTTGGCGGATACCGATTGCGTAAGGAATGTCCTTGATCGCAAATTTGGTTTCCAGACCCTTGGTTGGATTTTGACGAGCGATCGCCGCTGCCAGCGCATTTGGTGTGCACAGACCATCAACCTGGCCCGACACCACAGCAGCAGTCACGGTAGCGTCATCGTCAAAACGCACGATGGTTGCGCCCTTCGGTGCCAGTGGGGTCAGCAGGGAATCCTGCATGTTGCCGCGCACGACAGCGATACGCTTACCGGCCAGGTCAGGCAGGCCCTTGATTGCCGTGCCCTTCGGCGCGGCAACGACAAACTGCGAAGCGCCGTACGGATGGGTGAAGGTGATGACCTTGGCGCGTTCAGGCGTGATGCTGAATGTGGCGATCACCATGTCGGCCTTGCCTGTCATCAGGAAGGGCACGCGGTTTGGCCCGGTGACTTGTACGATTTCCAGTTCCACACCAAGATCCTTGGCCAGCGCGCGTGCAGTTTCCACGTCCGAACCTTGCGGCTCCAGCTTGGCGTTGGTCATGCCGAACGGTGGCGCGCCGAGGTCGACGGCGATCAACACCTTCTTGCGTGCCTTGATATCGGCCAGCGTGTCCGCGTGGACGACCTGAGCGAAACACGCCAGACCGAGCATGACGACAGCGGCTTTTTTGGTGAAGTTCAGTAATGATTTCATGTTGTCTCCTGATGTATAGATTTCTACTGCTAGGTGGTGTTGCCGAAGTTGCCTGTAGTGCTGTGATTACAAATCGCTGCTGACAAACTTCGCCAGTTCAGCGGTTTTTGGATTGGTGAACAATTCATCCGGAGGTCCGATTTCCCAGACTTTTCCTTGATGCATGAACACCAGAATATCGGCCAGTTTGCGCGCAAACGCCATTTCATGCGTGACCAGCACCATGGTCATGCCTTGCTTGGACAAATCTTCCATGACCTTCAGTACTTCGCCGGTCAGTTCCGGATCGAGCGCCGATGTCACTTCGTCGAACAGCATCAGTTCCGGCGCCATCGCCAGCGAGCGGGCAATTGCCACACGCTGTGCCTGGCCGCCGGAGAGTTGTTCCGGATAAGCATCCTTCTTGTTTTCTAGGCCGACCAGCGTCAGGACATTGTGCGCGATTTTTTTTGCTTCTGCTGTCGCCATCTTTTTGATGGTCGTCAGTGCCAGTGTGATGTTGCGTTCAACCGTCACATGTGGAAACAAGTTGTAGCTTTGGAATACGATACCGACCTGTTTGCGCAGTTCGCGCAGATTGAGCTTGTCCGGATGATGGATGTCATGGCCGCAGACGTTGATATCGCCCGAGTCGATGCGTTCCAGTCCGTTCAGGCAACGCAGCAAGGTGCTTTTACCCGATCCGCTGCGGCCGATGATGGCGACCATCTGGCCCTTCTGCACATCCAGCGAGACGCCATTCAACACCTTGTTCGTGCCGAAGCTCTTGTGCAGATTGTTGATGCTAACGATTGCTGACATTCAATTTCCTTTCAAAGTGCTTGCTCAGCGCCGACAGCGGATAGCAGAGACAAAAATAAATCAGGGCCACGCAGCCGAACACGGTGAACGGCTGGAACGTCGAGTTGTTGATGATCTGGCCGGCGCGCGACAGATCGACGAAACCGATCACCGATGCCAGCGACGTGTTCTTGACGATCTGCACCATGAAGCCGACAGTCGGTGGGATCGCAATCTTGAACGCCTGCGGCAGGATCACTTTGTGCAATTGTTCGAAACGGTTGAAGCCCAGGCATTCGGAGGCTTCCCATTGCGTTTTCGGCACTGCTTCGATACAACCGCGCCAGATCTCGCCGAGGAAGGCGGCGCAATACACTGCAAACGAAATCCCGGCAGCGACCAGCGGCGACAGCTTGAAGCCCGCAATCGCCAGACCGAAGTAGGCGACGAACAGGATCACCAGCAGCGGGATGCCCTGGACGATCTGGATATACCAGCTGGCGATGGCGCGCAGCGTCTTGTTGGGGGATACGCGCCAAAGCGCGATCACAAAGCCGGCCACGCCGCCAAAGACGAACGCCACCAGCGACAAGACCACAGTCCAGACCGCTGCCTGCAACAGGTATTCGACGTGTAAAAAGGTAAATGAGGTCACGTGGTCTCCTTACAGATTGGTGCCGAGTCGGCGCTTGCGCACAAACGCTGACTTTGCGATCAGCCAGAAGGCGGCACGGAACAGGAAAGACAAGGCCAGATAGGCAACGGCGATCACCACATACACTTCAAAGCTACGGAAGGTTTCCGACTGCACCAGGTTGGCGGTGGCGGTCAGTTCTTCTGCAGAGATCTGCGAGGTGATGCTCGAGGCCAGCATCAGCAGGATGAACTGGCTGGTCAGCGAGGGATACACGCGCTCCACCGCAGGCAGCAATACCACATGCCAGTAGACATGGAACTTCGACATGCCCAGGCATTCGGCCGCTTCGATCTGGCCAGGATGGATGGAGTTGATGCCGGCGCGCATGATCTCTGCCGTGTAGGCGCCGACGTTGACGGTCAGCGCGATCACGGCCGAGGTTTCGGCTGTCAGTTTCAGACCAATACTCGCCAGGCCGAAATAGACCAGGAACACCTGCACCAGCAGCGGCGTATTGCGGATGATCTCGACATAAGCCTTGACCAGCGCCTGCAGCAGCCAGCTTTTGCTCTTGAAGGCGATGGCGCAGAGGGTGCCGACGACAAAGCCCAATACGATGGAAAGCGCGGATAACTGTATCGTCAGCCAGGCGCCTTCGAGCAAACGGGGCCAGTTGACGAACACGCTCATGAAATCAAAGGTGTAATGCATGAAGTCTCCAGAAGTCTTCGGGACAGCAGCTGATTCGTTAAGGCCGGTGCATCGTTAAAACAATGCCGGCTACCATCATGCGCTGCCGTGCGCTATCGCTTTGCGGCAGACGGCCGCGGCAGAATGGATGGAATACTGGAAGTGGATATCGCTTGCACGTGGGTTGGCACGCACGTCGGATGGAAGTGTTGTTGCATCGCTGGGTCTCCTTGCTGAGGCCTGGCATTGGACCGGGAATGTCCGCTACACAGGACCGTTCATTATTGTGATGTGCTCTACGGATCGGATGTCCGGTCAGCAGAGCGTATCGGCAATCGCCTCTTGGTGGGCGATTTTCTGTCGGTGAAAACAAAATTCCTAAACAAAATTCCTAAAACTTGCTACGTGAAAATCAAAGTACTTTGATGCCGTCGATGGCAATGCGCGATTGCTCGCGTACGATGCCATTGACCAGCGGTTCGCCGAAATCCGGCAGGCTGATTTCAAAGCAATCGCCCAGTTGCGTGCGGACACCGTCGGCGAACGACAAGGTCGCAGTGCCGAAGAAGTGCACGTGGATGTCGCCCGGACGCAGGAACTGGTTGTACTTGAAGTGGTGATACTCCAGATTCTCGATGGCGTGACACATGTTGTCCTGACCGGAGAGGAATTCTTTCTCCCAGATTACGCGGCCATCGCGGCGGATACGGCTCATGCCAACCAGATTGGTGGGCAGATCGCCGACCAGCAGTTCCGGGCCGAAAGAGCAGTAACGCAGCTTCGAATGCGCCAGGTAGAGGTAATTCTTGCGCTCGACCACGTGGTCGGAGAATTCGTTGCCGATGGCGAAACCGAGGCGATGCGGCTGGCCATCGTTGTCAATGATGTACAGGCCGGTCAGTTCCGGCTCTTCACCCGCGTCTTCGGCAAACTCCGGCATCGGGAAGGCTGCGCCCGGATTGACCACGATGTCGCCGTCGCCTTTATAGAACCATTCCGGCTGCGCGCCGACCTTGCCGCGGCCCGGACGTCCGCCTTCCAGGCCCCACTTGAACATGCGCATGGTATCGGTCATGGCGCTTTCGTCATCGTCCAGCTTTTGGTGCATCTTGTCGCGTGTGGACGCGCTGCCCAGATGGGTCAGGCCTGTGCCGGATACCAGGCAGTGCGCCGGATCTTCGTGATCCAGCGGCGCCAGGATGCGGTTTTCCTTCAGGATCGCGGCATAGTCTTCTTGCGAGTCCTGTGAATTGCTGTTGAGCAGTTGCGCCTGGCGTTCCAGCGAATTACCTTCGGCAATCGCCAGCAGGGCCAGCTCGCGCATGGTGCTGACCTGAGAAACCACGTTGATGGCTTTGCCATTGACGATGCCGACTTTGCGGCCGCCCTGGCGGTCTTCGAATTGAATCAGTCTCACGGTGTCTCCGTATTTTTTAGCGAGAAATTTGCAAAATGCATCTGATGCTGTGGCGCAGCAATTACGAGCAACTGCATCATGGCGCGCCAGCAAGAGGAGGAAATCAATCGATTGAGGTCAAACTCAGATTAATTTCGCAAATGTCTCGATGAAATTATTCGCATCCTTATGAGTATTAGGGATGGATGCGTTAGCATTGTGTTTTTGCTGGATCAGAATATAAGAGGCTTCCCCAACGATGTCTAATGACCTTAATTCATCGGGTGATAACCAACTGCAAGGACAGGACGACGCGGACGAGTCACATCTGGTGCAAACACCGCAGGATGCGCCATCCGTGCTGCCGTCGGTCAGCGCCATCGTTAGCCGCCTGCGCTTCAAGCAGGTTGCCTTGCTGACCGCACTCGACGAACAGGGATCCTTGCATAAGGCGGCCGAAGTCATGCACATGACCCAGCCGGCAGCGACCAAGGCCTTGCATGAAATGGAGTCGGCCCTGGGCGTCACCTTGTTCGACCGCTCGCCCCGCGGTATTGAAGCGACCGAACTGGGCCGCTGCGTGATCCGTTACGCGCGCCTGATCCAGAGCGACATCAGCAATTTGCGCGATGAGTTGCAGGGCATGCTGACCGGGCAGGGCGGCCGTTTGTCGATCGGCACCATCATGGGCGCTGCGCCCATGGTCACGCGCGCCTTGACGCGCTTGCGTGAAGTGCAGCCGGAAGTTTCGATCGAAATCACCGAAGACACCAGTGCGCGCCAGCTGCTCTTGCTGGATCAAGGCCGCATTGATCTGATGGTGGGGCGTTCCTCGGTCAGTTCGCAGCCGCAGTTGTACAACTATGAAATGTTGCGCGGCGAGCCGATGTGCATCGTCACCGGCCTTGATCATCCGTTGGCGACGGCGCAAAAGGTGCGCTTGCAGGAGTTAATGAGTTCATCGTGGATTCTGTACTCCAGCAATATGCCCATGCGCATCTGGATCGAGCACGAGTTCAAGCTGGAAGGCCTGAAGGTGCCTGGCAACGTCATCGAGACCGCATCGCCGTTCGTCACCGTCACCTTGCTGGCGCAATCGAATATGGTAGCCGTGATGCCACTGGATATCGCGCACTTCTTCGCCGCCAAGCAGATGCTATGCATCCTGCCCGTGCATTTGAAGACCCGTATCGAGCACTATGGTATCGTGACCCGCAAAAATGCCACCTTGTCTTCAATCGGCAAGATGTTCATCAACATCCTGCGTCAGCAAAACTGAGCTTCGGCCAGCGTCCGCATCGCATCTTAAATCTTGCAAAGAAGCTCATGAAGTCAGTCGTTCCACCTTCAGTTCGTGCTGTCCCTTCCTCGTTGCGTCTGGCTGTATTGACAAGTATTGTGGCGCTGCTCGCGGCATGCGCCAACACGCAAAAGATCCACGATCCGGTAGCCAAGCAGATTCGCCTTGATCAGGCATTGGCCCTGTTCTCAACCAATCCCGCCGGCGGGCTGCCCAATGAATGGGAACCACTGGTCCTGATGCGCAAGAAGAAGACCACCGATTACGTGTTGGTCAAGGATGGTGATAAAACGGTGTTGCGGGCCTATGCCGACAAGGCTTCCTCAGGCTTGCGCCATGAGGTCAACATCGATCCGCTCAAACAACCTTGGTTGACCTGGAGCTGGAAGACTTCGGCCCTGATCAAAACCGCCGACAACCGCTATCGCGACAGCGAAGACTCCCCGGTACGCATCGTGCTGGCCTTTGACGGTGACAAGAATAAATTATCCTTCATGGACACCATCCTGTTCGACACCGCCAAGCTGGTGTCGGGGCACGAGTTTCCCTATGCCACGCTGATGTATATCTGGGAAAACAAGGCGCCGAAAGAGACGATTATTTCCAATACGCGTACCGGCCGCATCCAGATGCTGGTGGCCGAAAGCGGCGCGGCCAATGTCGGCAAGTGGGTCAGCTATCAACGCAATATCGTTGATGATTACGTGAAGGTATATGGCGAACAACCGGGACGGCTGATCGGAGTCGGCGTACTGACCGACACCGACAATACCGAAGAGAAAGTAGAAGCCTGGTACGGCGACATCCGCCTGCTGCGCCAGGCCACCGTGGCTGCACAAACGCAAGCAGAAGTGCCGCCGACGGCGAAGTGATCGCTGATTGACTAGCGGCTGGCCAGCAGCGCAATCAACGCCAGCAAGGCCGGCAATGCCTGTACATACAGAATCGAGCGCTTGGCCGTCAGGCCGCCGTAGATCCCTGCAACCAGCACGCAAGCGACAAAGAACAGTTTGACGGCGCCGTCGCCGCTGATCAGTCCCCACGCCAGACCGGCGGCCAAAAATCC
This genomic interval carries:
- a CDS encoding amino acid ABC transporter permease: MHYTFDFMSVFVNWPRLLEGAWLTIQLSALSIVLGFVVGTLCAIAFKSKSWLLQALVKAYVEIIRNTPLLVQVFLVYFGLASIGLKLTAETSAVIALTVNVGAYTAEIMRAGINSIHPGQIEAAECLGMSKFHVYWHVVLLPAVERVYPSLTSQFILLMLASSITSQISAEELTATANLVQSETFRSFEVYVVIAVAYLALSFLFRAAFWLIAKSAFVRKRRLGTNL
- a CDS encoding fumarylacetoacetate hydrolase family protein — its product is MAQAFTIQAHLPEDHQQATLIGRIWQPNVGPVLVKVQADGVYDLSAVAATSSQLLELDNPAAAVAQAKAPRLASLEELLANADAATRDTSRPWLLAPIDLQAVKASGVTFVASMLERVIEEQARGDAGKAESVRKAITAVIGDNLSSVVPGSEGAAKLKEVLLEQGVWSQYLEVGIGPDAEIFTKAQPLSSVGLGDEVGIHPKSVWNNPEPEIVLAVNSRGETVGATLGNDVNLRDFEGRSALLLGKAKDNNASCAVGPFIRLFDANFSIDDVRRAELTMRVDGTEGFTLKGSSSMSMISRDPLNLVEHAIGPNHQYPDGLVLFLGTMFAPTQDRFGPGQGFTHQVADIVTIATPKLGALVNKVNFTDKVSPWTFGLTALIKNLAQRKLI
- a CDS encoding LysR family transcriptional regulator: MSNDLNSSGDNQLQGQDDADESHLVQTPQDAPSVLPSVSAIVSRLRFKQVALLTALDEQGSLHKAAEVMHMTQPAATKALHEMESALGVTLFDRSPRGIEATELGRCVIRYARLIQSDISNLRDELQGMLTGQGGRLSIGTIMGAAPMVTRALTRLREVQPEVSIEITEDTSARQLLLLDQGRIDLMVGRSSVSSQPQLYNYEMLRGEPMCIVTGLDHPLATAQKVRLQELMSSSWILYSSNMPMRIWIEHEFKLEGLKVPGNVIETASPFVTVTLLAQSNMVAVMPLDIAHFFAAKQMLCILPVHLKTRIEHYGIVTRKNATLSSIGKMFINILRQQN
- a CDS encoding SDR family oxidoreductase, yielding MSQSQSSGRLAGKTVLITAAAQGIGRASTELFAKEGARVIATDISKQHLDELAGIAGVETRLLDVTDDAAIKQLVADIGTIDVLFNCAGYVAAGNILDCDDKAWDFSFNLNAKAMFHTIRAVLPGMLAKKSGSIVNIASAASSVKGVANRFAYGASKAAVVGLTKSVAADFVAQGVRCNAICPGTIESPSLNQRITTQAKESGKSEEEVRQAFVARQPMGRIGKAEEVALLALFLASEESAFTTGAIHMIDGGWSN
- the araD1 gene encoding AraD1 family protein produces the protein MRLIQFEDRQGGRKVGIVNGKAINVVSQVSTMRELALLAIAEGNSLERQAQLLNSNSQDSQEDYAAILKENRILAPLDHEDPAHCLVSGTGLTHLGSASTRDKMHQKLDDDESAMTDTMRMFKWGLEGGRPGRGKVGAQPEWFYKGDGDIVVNPGAAFPMPEFAEDAGEEPELTGLYIIDNDGQPHRLGFAIGNEFSDHVVERKNYLYLAHSKLRYCSFGPELLVGDLPTNLVGMSRIRRDGRVIWEKEFLSGQDNMCHAIENLEYHHFKYNQFLRPGDIHVHFFGTATLSFADGVRTQLGDCFEISLPDFGEPLVNGIVREQSRIAIDGIKVL
- a CDS encoding amino acid ABC transporter permease, with product MTSFTFLHVEYLLQAAVWTVVLSLVAFVFGGVAGFVIALWRVSPNKTLRAIASWYIQIVQGIPLLVILFVAYFGLAIAGFKLSPLVAAGISFAVYCAAFLGEIWRGCIEAVPKTQWEASECLGFNRFEQLHKVILPQAFKIAIPPTVGFMVQIVKNTSLASVIGFVDLSRAGQIINNSTFQPFTVFGCVALIYFCLCYPLSALSKHFERKLNVSNR
- a CDS encoding DUF3047 domain-containing protein, whose amino-acid sequence is MKSVVPPSVRAVPSSLRLAVLTSIVALLAACANTQKIHDPVAKQIRLDQALALFSTNPAGGLPNEWEPLVLMRKKKTTDYVLVKDGDKTVLRAYADKASSGLRHEVNIDPLKQPWLTWSWKTSALIKTADNRYRDSEDSPVRIVLAFDGDKNKLSFMDTILFDTAKLVSGHEFPYATLMYIWENKAPKETIISNTRTGRIQMLVAESGAANVGKWVSYQRNIVDDYVKVYGEQPGRLIGVGVLTDTDNTEEKVEAWYGDIRLLRQATVAAQTQAEVPPTAK
- a CDS encoding UxaA family hydrolase, coding for MKPISPVIRLNPVDDVVIARRQLITGTILEEENGLRVAALIPAGHKMATRAIAAGQPIKRYGQIIGTASQAIEPGQHVHTHNLAMAEFSREHSFGADFKPVDYVDTPATFMGIKRPDGRVATRNYIGVLTSVNCSATAARAIADYFRRDIHPEALADFPNVDGIVALTHGLGCAVDSEGEPLAMLRRTLAGYAKHPNFAAVLIVGLGCETNQISGLLEAHNLKENEYFHTFTIQSTGGTAKTVALGIEKIKKMLPKANDIKREPVPASHLTLGLQCGGSDGYSGITANPALGAAVDMLVKHGGTAILSETPEIYGAEHLLTRRAVSPEVGEKLLARIAWWEEYCAKNGAEMNNNPSAGNKAGGLTTILEKSLGAVAKGGTSNLVDVYKYAETVTAKGFVFMDTPGYDPISATGQVAGGANMICFTTGRGSAYGCAPSPSLKLATNTALWQRQEEDMDINCGEIADGMATPQEIGAKFFQMILDTASGKKTKSELHGYGQDEFVPWHIGVYT
- a CDS encoding amino acid ABC transporter ATP-binding protein, with protein sequence MSAIVSINNLHKSFGTNKVLNGVSLDVQKGQMVAIIGRSGSGKSTLLRCLNGLERIDSGDINVCGHDIHHPDKLNLRELRKQVGIVFQSYNLFPHVTVERNITLALTTIKKMATAEAKKIAHNVLTLVGLENKKDAYPEQLSGGQAQRVAIARSLAMAPELMLFDEVTSALDPELTGEVLKVMEDLSKQGMTMVLVTHEMAFARKLADILVFMHQGKVWEIGPPDELFTNPKTAELAKFVSSDL
- a CDS encoding DUF1304 domain-containing protein, which gives rise to MKLVADFLVGLIAVLHVWILVLEMFLWTKPFGLKTFGQSREAAEASKVLAANQGLYNGFLAAGLAWGLISGDGAVKLFFVACVLVAGIYGGLTAKRSILYVQALPALLALIALLASR
- a CDS encoding transporter substrate-binding domain-containing protein encodes the protein MKSLLNFTKKAAVVMLGLACFAQVVHADTLADIKARKKVLIAVDLGAPPFGMTNAKLEPQGSDVETARALAKDLGVELEIVQVTGPNRVPFLMTGKADMVIATFSITPERAKVITFTHPYGASQFVVAAPKGTAIKGLPDLAGKRIAVVRGNMQDSLLTPLAPKGATIVRFDDDATVTAAVVSGQVDGLCTPNALAAAIARQNPTKGLETKFAIKDIPYAIGIRQNEPELQKWLNAWIDTNTKNGRLGQIYQQWVGTPMPDLAQFATK